In Sphingomonas sp., a single window of DNA contains:
- a CDS encoding DUF2218 domain-containing protein: MTIAPFTAHALVPTEHASRYLQQLCKHWQHNLEVTFTPENGTVIFPKDARGANHPGDAAAIFDVAETGLEVRIDATSAEQLEGLKDAVVRHLDRFAFREGELTFNWQ; this comes from the coding sequence ATGACGATCGCCCCGTTCACCGCCCATGCGCTGGTGCCGACCGAGCATGCCAGCCGCTATCTCCAGCAGCTCTGCAAGCACTGGCAGCACAATCTCGAGGTGACCTTCACCCCCGAGAACGGCACGGTGATCTTCCCCAAGGACGCGCGCGGCGCCAACCATCCGGGGGATGCGGCGGCGATCTTCGACGTCGCCGAAACCGGGCTGGAAGTGCGGATCGACGCGACCTCGGCGGAGCAGCTCGAAGGGCTGAAGGACGCCGTTGTCCGGCATCTCGATCGCTTCGCCTTCCGGGAGGGCGAGCTTACGTTCAATTGGCAATAG
- a CDS encoding GNAT family N-acetyltransferase: MSAPILTPLQPRHLPQALTLQAQVYPAFLVEPEPAFASRLDVAAPFNLAAERDGTLLAYLLAHGWTRESPPPVGAVLDRTTTGDTLYLHDLAVADVARGTGIGRMLVEAAFVDAVAAGITRAELIAVEGAGDYWRRLGFQPGAASPTLAATVAHYGPTARWMWRSL; this comes from the coding sequence ATGTCGGCACCGATCCTTACCCCGCTCCAGCCCCGCCACCTCCCCCAGGCGCTGACACTGCAAGCACAGGTCTATCCCGCATTCCTCGTCGAGCCCGAGCCCGCCTTCGCCAGCCGACTCGATGTGGCTGCGCCGTTCAACCTGGCGGCCGAGCGCGACGGCACGCTCCTTGCCTATCTGCTGGCGCATGGATGGACGCGGGAGTCGCCGCCGCCGGTGGGCGCGGTGCTCGACCGGACGACGACAGGCGATACGCTGTACCTGCACGATCTGGCCGTTGCGGATGTCGCGCGCGGCACGGGCATTGGCCGCATGCTGGTCGAAGCCGCGTTCGTGGATGCCGTCGCAGCGGGAATCACACGGGCCGAACTGATCGCCGTGGAAGGCGCCGGGGACTATTGGCGGCGGCTGGGCTTCCAGCCGGGCGCCGCGTCCCCCACCCTCGCCGCGACGGTCGCGCACTATGGGCCCACCGCCCGGTGGATGTGGCGCAGTTTGTAA
- a CDS encoding S10 family serine carboxypeptidase-like protein — MRHRTLIAASVAALLLAPQAQAQDKKADAAAEKSDDKADKADLPPLPDDKTIAQTAMIGGKPIRYQATIGKLPVHDAKGKKIGEVVYTAYVVPGAGAQRPVTFAFNGGPGASSVYLNLGAVGPKRVQFGDKGDSPSDAPLLIDNPASWLDMTDLVFIDPVGTGFSRSLIDEEATKKAFYANEPDIKYLSRIVYDWLVKSERLRSPKFVMGESYGGYRAPRIAYELQTQLGVGVNGIVMVSPYLDPAATAGSDALSPLPWMITLPSMAAGHLERTGKLTPQAMASVEAYTRGSFATDLLAGRSDPQATARLGDRVTELTGLDPKLVRRLDGRIDEGTYLREVHRDDGKIGSVYDSNVDAFDPFPNAAERKSGDPILEGIIAPTTSAMVDFITREVGWKTSARYNALSFSVNSAWDRGTPDDAPVSDLRKAVANDPKMGVLIVHGYNDLSCPYFGSRLIIDQMPRFGVEQRVKLGVYPGGHMFYSRKASAEAFKADARVLYTR, encoded by the coding sequence TTGCGCCACCGCACCCTGATCGCCGCATCCGTCGCCGCCCTGCTCCTTGCCCCGCAGGCACAAGCGCAGGACAAGAAGGCCGACGCCGCCGCCGAAAAGAGCGACGACAAGGCCGACAAGGCCGACCTCCCGCCGCTGCCCGACGACAAGACCATCGCGCAGACTGCGATGATCGGCGGCAAGCCCATCCGCTACCAGGCGACGATCGGCAAGCTGCCGGTCCATGACGCCAAGGGGAAGAAGATCGGCGAGGTGGTCTATACCGCCTATGTCGTGCCCGGCGCCGGCGCGCAGCGGCCGGTGACCTTCGCGTTCAACGGCGGCCCCGGCGCCTCGTCGGTCTATCTCAATCTGGGTGCGGTGGGGCCCAAGCGCGTGCAGTTCGGCGACAAGGGCGATTCGCCGTCCGATGCGCCGCTGCTCATCGACAATCCCGCCAGTTGGCTCGACATGACCGACCTGGTGTTCATCGATCCCGTCGGCACGGGCTTCAGCCGCAGCCTGATCGACGAGGAGGCGACCAAGAAGGCCTTCTACGCCAACGAGCCCGACATCAAATATCTGTCGCGCATCGTCTATGACTGGCTGGTCAAGAGCGAGCGGCTGCGCTCGCCCAAGTTCGTGATGGGGGAAAGCTATGGCGGCTATCGCGCGCCGCGCATCGCCTATGAACTGCAGACCCAGCTGGGTGTGGGCGTGAACGGCATCGTGATGGTCTCGCCCTATCTGGACCCGGCCGCGACCGCCGGATCGGACGCGCTGTCACCGCTGCCCTGGATGATCACCCTGCCCTCGATGGCGGCCGGGCATCTCGAGCGTACCGGCAAGCTGACTCCGCAGGCGATGGCGAGTGTCGAGGCCTATACGCGGGGTAGCTTCGCCACCGACCTGCTCGCCGGCCGTTCGGATCCGCAGGCGACCGCGCGGCTGGGCGACAGGGTGACCGAACTGACCGGTCTTGATCCGAAGCTCGTCCGCCGCCTCGACGGGCGAATCGACGAAGGCACCTATCTACGCGAGGTCCATCGCGACGACGGCAAGATCGGCAGCGTCTATGATTCGAATGTCGATGCGTTCGACCCCTTCCCCAACGCCGCCGAGCGCAAGTCGGGCGATCCGATCCTGGAGGGCATCATCGCGCCCACGACCAGCGCGATGGTCGACTTCATCACCCGCGAGGTGGGCTGGAAGACGAGCGCGCGCTACAACGCGCTGTCCTTCTCGGTAAACTCGGCCTGGGACCGCGGCACGCCGGACGACGCCCCGGTGAGCGACCTGCGCAAGGCGGTGGCGAACGACCCCAAGATGGGGGTGCTGATCGTTCATGGCTATAACGACCTGTCCTGCCCCTATTTCGGATCGAGGCTGATCATCGATCAGATGCCGCGCTTCGGCGTGGAGCAGCGGGTGAAGCTGGGGGTCTATCCCGGCGGGCACATGTTCTACTCACGCAAGGCCAGTGCCGAGGCGTTCAAGGCCGATGCACGGGTGCTGTATACGCGGTGA
- a CDS encoding glycosyltransferase family 1 protein produces the protein MQPSDLRVALFSGNYNYVRDGANQALNKLVGYLLDQGVTVRIYSPTTDTPAFAPTGDLVSVPAWPVPGGRAEYKFATGLPESIRADLEAFAPNMVHVSAPEFLCHGAVRWARKHDIATLASLHTRFETYPAYYHLGFVAPVIIKLLTRFYNRVDQVVTPGDSTAELIRSWGVTTPIRIWSRGVDHARFNPARRDLAWRRSLGIGDHEFAVGFLGRLVLEKGLDIFAQVCNRLTERGVPHKVLVIGEGPARQWFAEQVPGAVFTGFQRGDDLARAVASMDVLFNPSVTETFGNVTSEAMACGVPIVAARATGAIDLVEEGVNGFLVPPRDVDAYAGAIARLIENPALAASAGAAGHEKAQAYVWDRVNHAVLESYFEILARRRR, from the coding sequence ATGCAACCCTCCGATCTTCGCGTTGCCCTCTTCAGCGGCAATTACAACTATGTTCGCGATGGCGCGAACCAGGCGCTCAACAAGCTCGTCGGCTATCTGCTCGACCAGGGCGTGACGGTTCGTATCTACTCGCCGACCACCGACACGCCCGCCTTCGCGCCCACCGGCGATCTGGTAAGCGTACCGGCCTGGCCAGTGCCGGGCGGCCGCGCCGAATACAAGTTCGCCACCGGCCTGCCCGAGAGCATCCGCGCCGATCTGGAGGCCTTCGCCCCCAACATGGTGCACGTCTCCGCGCCCGAATTCCTCTGCCACGGCGCGGTTCGTTGGGCACGCAAGCACGATATCGCGACGCTTGCCTCGCTGCACACGCGGTTCGAGACCTACCCGGCCTATTATCATCTCGGCTTCGTCGCGCCGGTGATCATCAAGCTGCTGACCCGGTTCTACAATCGTGTCGACCAGGTGGTGACACCGGGGGATTCCACCGCCGAGCTGATCCGCAGCTGGGGCGTGACCACGCCGATCCGCATCTGGTCGCGCGGGGTAGACCATGCGCGATTCAATCCGGCACGTCGCGATCTCGCCTGGCGCCGATCGCTTGGCATCGGCGACCACGAGTTCGCCGTCGGGTTTCTCGGCCGGCTGGTGCTGGAGAAGGGCCTCGATATCTTCGCGCAGGTCTGCAACCGGCTGACCGAGCGCGGCGTGCCGCACAAGGTGCTGGTGATCGGCGAGGGCCCGGCGCGGCAATGGTTTGCGGAACAGGTGCCGGGCGCGGTGTTTACAGGCTTCCAGCGCGGCGATGATCTCGCGCGCGCGGTCGCGTCGATGGACGTGCTGTTCAACCCCTCGGTCACCGAGACCTTCGGCAACGTCACCTCGGAGGCGATGGCCTGCGGCGTACCGATCGTCGCCGCGCGCGCCACCGGCGCGATCGACCTGGTCGAGGAAGGCGTCAACGGCTTCCTGGTGCCGCCGCGCGACGTCGATGCCTATGCCGGCGCGATCGCCCGGCTCATCGAGAATCCCGCGCTCGCTGCCTCGGCCGGCGCGGCCGGGCACGAAAAGGCGCAGGCCTATGTCTGGGACCGGGTGAACCACGCGGTGCTGGAAAGCTATTTCGAGATACTCGCCCGCCGCAGGCGCTGA
- the ubiM gene encoding 5-demethoxyubiquinol-8 5-hydroxylase UbiM has product MDCDVVIVGGGPAGLAFARALEDSGLSIVLLERAPLEALASPRFDGREIALTHGSKRILEALGAWERLPADEIAPMHAAKVLNGDSPFALNFTAGGGADDQLGYLVPNHRIRAALYDAVKHQPGLRLVTGAEVVHARSGATGPRAEVLLSSGEVARARLLVVADSRLSKTREALGIDTDINPLGRSMMVVRVRHELPHGATALEWFDHRQTLALLPLNGNLAGAVLTLPEEAARRVAAFDDAALGRDLTRRFRQRLGRMGVVSDRNVYPLVTTWAHQLVTGRAALIGDAAVGMHPVTAHGFNLGLSGQALLAAEVRDAVRRGMDPALPAVLRRFENGHRATCKPLYTGTNLLVRLFTDERLPARAMRHAVLRLGAGLPFVRPTVRAMLTH; this is encoded by the coding sequence ATGGACTGCGACGTCGTCATCGTCGGGGGAGGGCCGGCGGGCCTCGCCTTCGCGCGCGCGCTGGAAGACAGCGGGCTCAGCATCGTGCTGCTCGAGCGCGCGCCGCTGGAGGCGCTGGCGAGCCCGCGCTTCGACGGGCGCGAGATCGCGCTGACCCATGGCTCGAAGCGAATCCTCGAGGCACTCGGCGCCTGGGAGCGGCTGCCGGCCGACGAGATCGCGCCGATGCATGCGGCGAAGGTGCTCAACGGCGACTCGCCCTTCGCGCTCAACTTCACCGCGGGGGGCGGGGCGGACGACCAGCTGGGCTATCTGGTGCCCAACCACCGTATTCGCGCGGCGCTGTACGATGCGGTGAAGCATCAGCCCGGGCTGCGGCTGGTGACCGGGGCGGAGGTTGTCCATGCCCGCTCGGGCGCGACCGGCCCGCGCGCGGAAGTGCTGCTCTCCTCGGGCGAGGTGGCGCGGGCACGGCTGCTGGTCGTGGCCGACTCGCGGCTCTCCAAGACCCGCGAAGCGCTGGGGATCGACACCGACATCAACCCGCTGGGCCGCTCGATGATGGTGGTGCGGGTGCGGCACGAGCTGCCCCATGGCGCGACCGCGCTCGAATGGTTCGACCATCGCCAGACGCTCGCGCTGCTGCCGCTCAACGGCAACCTGGCGGGCGCGGTGCTGACCCTGCCCGAGGAGGCCGCGCGGCGCGTGGCGGCGTTCGACGATGCCGCGCTCGGCCGCGACCTCACCCGCCGCTTCCGCCAGCGGCTGGGTCGGATGGGAGTGGTGAGCGATCGCAACGTCTATCCGCTGGTCACCACCTGGGCACATCAGTTGGTCACCGGCCGTGCGGCGCTGATCGGCGATGCGGCGGTGGGGATGCACCCGGTGACGGCGCACGGCTTCAACCTGGGGCTGAGTGGCCAGGCGCTGCTCGCCGCCGAGGTGCGCGATGCGGTGCGGCGGGGGATGGACCCGGCGCTGCCTGCCGTGCTGCGGCGCTTCGAGAACGGCCACCGCGCGACGTGCAAGCCGCTCTATACGGGGACCAACCTGCTGGTGCGGCTGTTCACCGACGAACGCCTGCCGGCGCGTGCGATGCGCCACGCGGTGCTGCGGCTGGGGGCAGGGCTGCCCTTCGTGCGGCCCACGGTGCGGGCGATGCTGACGCATTAA
- a CDS encoding PadR family transcriptional regulator: protein MFSPFGRHGHHHHHHHHGHQFAPRGRGGWGGGFPGGFDGGFAMGERGPGGRGRRMFGGDELRLILLKLIEEAPRHGYDLIREIEARSNGAYAPSPGVVYPTLTMLDDMDLIAEHKSEGAKKQFAITEAGTAHLAENADDVAALFQRLTDLGERHARTSGGPVRRAMHNLKTVLAASVFDEEVDPERLHAIAEILDEAARKIERL, encoded by the coding sequence ATGTTTTCCCCTTTCGGCCGTCACGGCCATCATCACCATCACCATCATCACGGCCATCAGTTCGCGCCCCGCGGTCGCGGCGGCTGGGGCGGGGGCTTTCCCGGCGGCTTCGACGGCGGCTTTGCCATGGGCGAGCGCGGGCCCGGCGGCCGCGGCCGGCGCATGTTCGGCGGCGACGAGCTTCGCCTGATCCTGCTCAAGCTGATCGAGGAAGCGCCGCGCCACGGCTATGACCTGATCCGCGAGATCGAGGCGCGCTCCAACGGCGCCTATGCCCCGAGCCCCGGCGTCGTGTACCCGACGCTGACCATGCTCGACGACATGGACCTGATCGCCGAGCACAAGAGCGAAGGCGCCAAGAAGCAGTTCGCGATCACCGAGGCCGGCACCGCGCATCTCGCGGAAAACGCGGACGACGTTGCCGCGCTGTTCCAGCGGCTGACGGATCTCGGCGAACGTCATGCCCGCACCAGCGGCGGCCCGGTGCGCCGCGCGATGCACAATCTCAAGACGGTGCTCGCCGCAAGCGTCTTCGACGAGGAGGTAGACCCCGAGCGGCTGCACGCCATCGCCGAGATCCTCGACGAAGCCGCGCGCAAGATCGAGCGGCTGTAG
- a CDS encoding CAP domain-containing protein gives MLDRINHLRENPAAYADRLRQLRPHFHGNTLYLPGQPRGLITQEGADAVDEAIAFLQQQAPLPPLSRAELLGLAARDHAVMQGALGTRGHFSPDGASPGDRVQRRGGGRLVGEDISYGYDNADAVVRQLVIDDGVPDRGHRELLFNRELRYAGVGCGSHSAYGHMCVIDVSRTRNGMSVYATLAQNENR, from the coding sequence GTGCTGGACCGTATCAACCACCTCCGCGAAAATCCTGCTGCCTATGCCGACCGTCTCCGACAGTTGCGGCCGCATTTCCACGGCAACACGCTGTATCTGCCGGGGCAGCCGCGCGGGCTGATCACGCAGGAGGGGGCGGATGCCGTCGACGAAGCCATCGCGTTTCTCCAGCAGCAGGCCCCGCTGCCGCCGCTGAGCCGGGCCGAGCTGCTCGGCCTGGCGGCCCGGGATCACGCCGTGATGCAAGGTGCGCTCGGCACCCGCGGACACTTCTCGCCCGACGGCGCATCGCCCGGTGACCGCGTGCAGCGCCGCGGCGGCGGCCGACTGGTGGGGGAGGATATCTCCTATGGCTATGACAATGCCGACGCGGTGGTGCGGCAACTGGTGATCGACGATGGCGTGCCCGATCGTGGCCACCGCGAGCTGCTGTTCAACCGCGAACTGCGCTATGCCGGCGTCGGTTGCGGCAGTCACAGCGCCTATGGCCATATGTGCGTGATCGATGTCAGCCGCACCCGCAATGGCATGTCGGTCTACGCCACGCTGGCGCAGAACGAGAACCGGTAG
- a CDS encoding ATP-binding protein, translated as MIDYLFEMVRDELRLDVYFHYRAEPDHLLVLEASGGLSEGQKAAGARLQFGQAVCGMVARDRTPRVVAHVQGSDNPMTNFIRDVGLDSYACTPLLHGEVLLGTLGFGRRSGVPFTEVELRFLRTICSYVAVAKNRLLVEAEMLAAMKARDALDKAQRALFGSISRSAAAEEAATAAMLAHEMVQPLSAASNYIATVEMALRGTGGPDVLRQLARARAQITRSSQIVARTRALVERGEVDAEFVPVGTLFDEARELFEAAWSGPPPQIVVEIEAGLGALLADRVQIGQVLANLLRNAAEALRATEGARILLSARTVEDGVEIAVTDNGPGFPGGAIPEQGQSTSGGQGIGLTVSRRILEAHETALDLQAPAEGGTRLRFVLAARETVA; from the coding sequence ATGATCGACTATCTGTTCGAGATGGTCCGTGACGAGCTGCGGCTCGACGTCTATTTCCACTATCGGGCCGAGCCCGATCATCTGCTGGTGCTGGAGGCGAGCGGCGGGCTGTCGGAGGGGCAGAAGGCCGCGGGCGCGCGCTTGCAGTTTGGCCAGGCGGTTTGCGGGATGGTGGCGCGCGACCGCACACCGCGTGTCGTCGCGCACGTACAGGGCAGCGACAACCCGATGACGAACTTCATCCGCGACGTAGGGCTCGACAGCTACGCCTGCACGCCGCTGCTGCACGGCGAGGTGCTGCTGGGTACGCTTGGATTCGGCCGGCGCAGCGGCGTGCCGTTCACCGAGGTGGAGTTGCGCTTCCTTCGCACCATCTGCAGCTATGTCGCGGTGGCGAAGAACCGCCTGCTGGTCGAGGCGGAGATGCTGGCGGCGATGAAGGCGCGCGACGCGCTCGACAAGGCGCAGCGGGCATTGTTCGGCAGTATCTCGCGCAGTGCGGCGGCGGAAGAGGCTGCCACCGCGGCCATGCTCGCGCACGAGATGGTGCAGCCCCTCTCGGCTGCGTCGAATTACATCGCGACGGTGGAGATGGCGCTGCGCGGCACCGGCGGGCCGGACGTCTTACGGCAGTTGGCCCGCGCCCGCGCGCAGATCACGCGCTCGTCTCAGATCGTCGCGCGCACGCGCGCGCTGGTCGAGCGTGGGGAAGTGGATGCCGAGTTCGTGCCCGTAGGCACGCTGTTCGACGAAGCGCGCGAGCTGTTCGAGGCCGCGTGGAGCGGCCCGCCGCCGCAGATTGTCGTGGAGATCGAGGCGGGGCTGGGCGCGCTGCTCGCCGATCGCGTGCAGATCGGCCAAGTGCTCGCCAACCTGTTGCGCAACGCGGCGGAGGCGCTGCGCGCCACCGAAGGTGCGCGCATCCTGCTATCGGCACGCACCGTCGAGGACGGGGTGGAGATCGCGGTTACCGACAACGGTCCAGGCTTCCCCGGCGGCGCCATTCCCGAGCAGGGCCAGTCGACCAGCGGCGGGCAGGGGATCGGCCTCACCGTCTCACGACGCATCCTGGAAGCACATGAGACCGCGTTGGACCTGCAAGCGCCGGCCGAAGGGGGCACGCGCCTGCGCTTCGTGCTCGCTGCGCGGGAGACCGTAGCGTAG
- a CDS encoding L,D-transpeptidase family protein → MRARSQLGIWISLGAASLLLVTLAAKAFVPRYVQQGGGTGRMITPADTDRIRFSDGDQQQLRIGDGSTRVIRSLLRLPDRMQFGEFAWNDHGVPPGRIWLRIDLTRQILSVFRGEDEIATSVILYGQDATPTPIGNFPIRGMEKNHRSNAYDAMMPYTLWLTGDGVAIHGSNVRQGLATHGCIGVPQDFAQRLFGVVKRGDLVTVVR, encoded by the coding sequence ATGCGCGCCCGATCGCAGCTCGGCATCTGGATTTCGCTGGGTGCGGCGTCGCTGCTGCTGGTGACGCTTGCCGCGAAGGCGTTCGTTCCGCGCTACGTGCAGCAGGGTGGCGGCACGGGCCGAATGATCACGCCCGCGGATACCGATCGTATCCGGTTTTCCGACGGGGACCAGCAGCAATTGCGGATCGGCGATGGCAGCACGCGCGTGATCCGTAGCCTGTTACGGTTGCCGGATCGCATGCAGTTTGGCGAGTTCGCCTGGAACGATCACGGCGTTCCCCCGGGGAGGATCTGGCTGCGCATCGATCTGACGCGTCAGATCCTCTCGGTGTTTCGTGGCGAGGACGAAATCGCCACCAGCGTCATCCTGTACGGCCAGGACGCGACGCCTACCCCGATCGGTAATTTTCCGATCCGGGGGATGGAGAAGAACCATCGCTCGAACGCCTATGACGCGATGATGCCCTACACGCTGTGGCTGACCGGCGACGGCGTTGCGATCCATGGCAGCAATGTCCGCCAGGGATTGGCGACGCATGGCTGCATCGGCGTGCCGCAGGATTTCGCCCAGCGGCTGTTCGGCGTGGTCAAGCGCGGCGATCTGGTGACGGTGGTGCGCTGA
- a CDS encoding DUF2945 domain-containing protein: MSKHFAKGAAVRWNWGSSHAEGKVAERFDRRVQRTIKGEKIVRNGTKDNPAYFVEQEDGGRALKLESELDAG; this comes from the coding sequence ATGAGCAAGCATTTCGCGAAAGGCGCCGCGGTGCGCTGGAACTGGGGCAGCAGCCATGCCGAGGGCAAGGTGGCCGAGCGTTTCGATCGCCGCGTACAGCGCACGATCAAGGGCGAGAAGATCGTCCGTAACGGGACCAAGGACAACCCGGCCTATTTCGTCGAGCAGGAAGATGGCGGCCGTGCGCTCAAGCTGGAGAGCGAGCTGGACGCGGGGTGA
- a CDS encoding TonB-dependent receptor domain-containing protein, which yields MNTRFRLALAISAAAITVPAHAQQAPSAASTPAADKVESVEAKPQKQAFTTGVAKGRDLLDSAISASSIDENEIQKIGTRSIAEVLGNMPGIRAETAGTDGLTAVTIRGLPMAADGSKFLQIQEDGLPVLEFGDIHFASTTAFLRTDLSLSQVQAIRGGSASTFASNSPGGLVNFISKTGEEDGGTLQLSSGIDHELGRADFNYGGHLSKTVRFNVGGFYRQGEGPRATGYDAFKGGQIKLNVTKTFGNGYIRLYGKYLDDREPNYAMVPVQVRGTNADPSYSTIPGFDPRKDTLYSRYKGSILALDGNNNVKNVDLHDGNRSKVASIGLEAQFDIAGWTFSDRMRYAAISGTYNESSSLALLPAAALAPAIAGRGATLRYATGPNAGATIANPSTLNGNGLLVYGLDMHSDIESLDNFTNDFRGSRVWSVGDGKLTTTAGFYASSQAMVQNLHLLTDVFDVAGGGNSAYIDVLTAGGVPVTQGGVLNYGIRGTGAYRRRYDLHYRVFAPYGSVNYQIGALSVGGSLRYDSGKVTGTLYGADLGGGRVGVAPVDMNRDGAISLPERTVAVLPLSQPGLADYSYNYASYSVGVNYRIAEPLSVFARYSRGARASAERLYFSPAVNSASGALTDPSMAYGPVKQAEAGVKFRKDGVTLFATGFWASTTDKNLQVGADATGATVVLQIDRDYSAKGVELEGLFEHGPLSLRMGATYTKAKIDADKADKTLVGNTPRHQPDLIFQATPQFEVKRFTIGTNLIGTTSSFAQDGNLLKQPGYTIVSPFVQVRPVDGLQIGLNVYNVFDKLAFVSVNSAAVPASGVATAQTLTGRTVTASVRFSF from the coding sequence ATGAATACTCGTTTCCGGCTGGCTTTGGCGATTTCCGCAGCGGCGATTACGGTGCCCGCGCATGCGCAACAGGCGCCCTCCGCGGCCAGCACGCCCGCCGCCGATAAGGTGGAGTCGGTCGAGGCCAAGCCGCAAAAGCAGGCCTTCACTACCGGCGTCGCCAAGGGCCGCGATCTGCTCGACTCGGCGATTTCCGCGAGTTCGATCGACGAGAACGAGATTCAGAAGATCGGCACGCGCTCGATCGCCGAAGTGCTGGGCAACATGCCCGGCATCCGCGCCGAGACTGCAGGCACCGATGGCCTCACCGCAGTGACCATTCGCGGCCTGCCGATGGCGGCGGACGGCTCCAAATTCCTGCAGATCCAGGAAGACGGCCTGCCCGTTCTCGAATTCGGCGACATCCACTTCGCCTCGACCACGGCGTTCCTGCGCACCGATCTCAGCCTGTCGCAGGTTCAGGCGATCCGCGGCGGTTCGGCCTCGACCTTCGCCTCGAACTCGCCGGGCGGCCTCGTCAACTTCATTTCGAAGACCGGCGAGGAAGACGGCGGAACGCTGCAGCTCTCCTCGGGCATCGACCATGAGCTCGGCCGCGCCGACTTCAATTATGGCGGGCATCTGAGCAAGACGGTCCGCTTCAACGTCGGCGGCTTCTATCGCCAGGGCGAAGGCCCGCGCGCGACTGGCTATGACGCGTTCAAGGGCGGGCAGATCAAGCTGAACGTCACCAAGACCTTCGGCAACGGCTATATCCGCCTGTACGGCAAGTATCTGGACGATCGCGAGCCCAACTACGCGATGGTGCCGGTGCAGGTGCGCGGCACGAACGCCGATCCGTCGTACAGCACGATCCCCGGCTTCGATCCGCGCAAGGACACGCTCTATTCGCGGTACAAGGGTTCGATCCTTGCGCTCGACGGCAACAACAATGTGAAGAATGTCGATCTGCACGACGGCAACCGCAGCAAGGTCGCCTCGATCGGTCTTGAGGCGCAGTTCGACATCGCGGGTTGGACGTTCAGCGATCGCATGCGCTACGCCGCCATCTCCGGCACCTACAATGAGAGCAGCTCGCTGGCGCTGCTGCCGGCCGCAGCCCTTGCCCCCGCCATTGCGGGCCGCGGTGCCACGCTGCGCTACGCCACCGGCCCGAACGCTGGTGCCACGATCGCCAATCCGTCGACGCTCAACGGCAACGGCCTGCTGGTGTACGGCCTGGACATGCACTCGGACATCGAGAGCCTGGACAATTTCACCAACGATTTCCGCGGCAGCCGCGTGTGGAGCGTGGGCGACGGCAAGCTGACGACGACCGCGGGCTTCTATGCCTCGTCACAGGCGATGGTCCAGAATCTCCACCTGCTGACCGACGTGTTCGACGTCGCGGGCGGCGGCAACTCGGCCTATATCGACGTGCTGACCGCGGGCGGCGTGCCCGTCACGCAAGGCGGCGTGCTGAACTACGGGATCCGCGGCACCGGCGCCTATCGCCGCCGCTACGATCTCCATTATCGCGTGTTCGCGCCCTATGGCTCGGTCAACTACCAGATCGGCGCGCTCTCGGTGGGCGGCAGCCTGCGCTACGACTCGGGCAAGGTCACCGGCACGCTCTATGGGGCGGATCTCGGCGGTGGCCGCGTCGGCGTCGCCCCGGTCGACATGAACCGTGACGGTGCCATCTCGCTGCCCGAACGTACCGTGGCAGTGCTGCCGCTGTCGCAGCCGGGTCTGGCCGACTATAGCTACAACTATGCGTCCTACTCGGTGGGTGTGAACTACCGCATTGCCGAGCCGCTGTCGGTCTTCGCCCGCTACAGCCGCGGCGCGCGCGCCAGCGCCGAGCGCCTGTACTTCTCGCCGGCGGTCAATTCGGCCTCGGGCGCGCTGACCGATCCGTCAATGGCCTATGGCCCGGTCAAGCAGGCCGAAGCCGGCGTGAAGTTCCGCAAGGACGGCGTGACGCTGTTCGCCACGGGCTTCTGGGCCTCGACCACCGACAAGAACCTCCAGGTCGGTGCCGATGCGACCGGCGCGACGGTGGTGCTGCAGATCGACCGCGACTACAGCGCGAAGGGCGTCGAACTCGAAGGCCTGTTCGAGCATGGCCCGCTCAGCCTGCGGATGGGGGCGACCTACACCAAGGCCAAGATCGACGCGGACAAGGCCGACAAGACGCTGGTCGGCAACACCCCGCGCCACCAGCCGGACCTGATCTTCCAGGCGACCCCGCAGTTCGAAGTGAAGCGCTTCACCATCGGCACCAACCTGATCGGCACCACCAGCAGCTTTGCGCAGGACGGCAACCTGCTCAAGCAGCCGGGCTACACGATCGTCAGCCCGTTCGTGCAGGTCCGCCCGGTGGACGGCCTGCAGATCGGCCTCAACGTCTATAACGTGTTCGACAAGCTGGCCTTCGTCTCGGTCAACTCGGCGGCGGTCCCCGCCTCGGGCGTCGCTACTGCGCAGACGCTGACCGGCCGCACGGTCACGGCCTCGGTCCGCTTCAGCTTCTGA